From the genome of Parazoarcus communis, one region includes:
- a CDS encoding DUF1127 domain-containing protein → MSPITHARMIPVSRLPALRSTLAALLGTLGDTLRTWQTRARQRRELRSLDDEVLRDVGISRAQARFSADKPFWRE, encoded by the coding sequence ATGAGCCCCATCACCCACGCCCGCATGATTCCCGTCAGCCGCCTGCCCGCCTTGCGCAGCACGCTGGCCGCCCTGCTCGGTACGCTAGGCGACACCTTGCGCACATGGCAGACCCGGGCCCGTCAGCGCCGCGAGCTGCGCAGTCTCGATGACGAAGTGCTGAGAGATGTCGGCATCAGCCGCGCGCAGGCACGCTTTTCCGCCGACAAGCCATTCTGGCGCGAATGA
- a CDS encoding LysR family transcriptional regulator produces MELYHLKTFVTVAEEKHLTRASERLFTSQPAISAHIKALEEELNLTLFDRTPKGMLLTAAGEQLLDRAQRTLAAAGDFLHHAKGMQNELLGSIRIGLNTDAEFLRLVELQAGLRAHYPQLDLEFMSGRTGNNIPALRVGKLDAAFVSGDCDEPLLDSHVLREEEMAVAVPNALRDQIASPDIPALARLPWVYTSPDCAYYQLMQPLFESHCCMPVKTMMADQEDAMRAMVAAGVGLGIMRRSDVEAAEREGRMHALPMKLPTISLRFAYLRKRANDPIIRAVLSELATIWGLEPVQQRQAV; encoded by the coding sequence GTGGAGCTATACCACCTGAAGACCTTCGTCACGGTAGCCGAAGAGAAACACCTGACACGTGCCTCTGAGCGCCTGTTTACGAGCCAGCCGGCGATCAGCGCCCATATCAAGGCACTGGAGGAAGAGCTCAACCTCACGCTCTTCGACCGCACGCCAAAGGGCATGCTGCTCACCGCCGCCGGCGAGCAGCTGCTGGATCGCGCGCAACGCACACTGGCTGCTGCAGGCGACTTTCTGCACCATGCCAAGGGCATGCAGAACGAGCTGCTGGGCAGCATCCGCATCGGCCTGAATACCGATGCCGAATTCCTGCGTCTGGTCGAACTCCAGGCTGGTTTGCGCGCGCACTATCCACAGCTCGATCTCGAATTCATGTCCGGCCGAACGGGGAACAACATCCCTGCCCTGAGGGTCGGCAAACTCGATGCCGCCTTCGTCAGTGGCGACTGCGACGAGCCCCTGCTTGACTCCCATGTGCTGCGCGAGGAGGAAATGGCGGTGGCGGTGCCAAATGCACTGCGCGATCAGATCGCCTCTCCCGACATCCCGGCACTCGCGCGCCTGCCGTGGGTCTACACCTCGCCGGACTGCGCCTATTACCAGCTGATGCAACCGCTGTTCGAATCGCACTGCTGCATGCCGGTCAAGACCATGATGGCCGACCAGGAAGATGCCATGCGCGCCATGGTGGCAGCGGGCGTCGGGCTCGGCATCATGCGCCGCTCCGATGTCGAGGCCGCCGAGCGGGAAGGCAGGATGCACGCCCTGCCGATGAAGCTGCCCACGATCAGCCTGCGCTTCGCCTACCTCCGGAAGCGGGCGAACGACCCGATCATCCGCGCCGTCCTTTCGGAGCTTGCGACGATCTGGGGGCTGGAACCGGTGCAGCAGCGCCAGGCGGTCTGA
- a CDS encoding TRAP transporter large permease, translating into MTPNLILLIMFGGLTLLMLSGLPIAFVLGGLSLLLTVTLWNPDAVVLMVLQVFDTMHSEAMLGIPLYILMASILQRSGIIEALYEAMELWFGRVRGGLAIGTVVICVVMAAMTGVVGAAVTAMAVLAMPQMLKRGYDPKLVTGTICASGTLGILIPPSVLTIVYAVTAQVSIGKMLIAGLVPGLLLATLYIAYIIAVAYLKPGAVPAGSNERVPMARKLASLKSLILPAMLIVMILGSIFFGVATPTEAAAVGVFGAMVSAALCRRLTLGGLGSAAVETLKATSMILWITIGAKAYVAIFTGLGGADTLLNFIRTLDVHPYVILGVMMLILIFLGTVLDEIGIILLTVPVFLPIVRLLGFDEIWFGVLYALTIQTGYISPPFGYTLFYIKGPLPPHLGMGTVYRGILPFLYLQILALLICAAFPGLVTWLPALASG; encoded by the coding sequence ATGACGCCCAACCTGATCCTGCTGATCATGTTCGGTGGCCTCACGCTGCTGATGCTGTCCGGCCTGCCGATCGCATTCGTTCTGGGCGGCTTGTCACTGCTGCTGACGGTGACGCTGTGGAACCCGGATGCGGTAGTGCTGATGGTGCTGCAGGTGTTCGACACCATGCACTCCGAAGCCATGCTCGGAATCCCCCTGTACATCCTGATGGCCAGCATTCTTCAGCGTTCGGGCATCATCGAAGCGCTCTACGAGGCAATGGAATTGTGGTTCGGTCGCGTGCGCGGCGGGCTGGCAATCGGCACCGTTGTCATCTGCGTGGTGATGGCTGCGATGACCGGTGTGGTCGGCGCGGCCGTGACGGCGATGGCTGTGCTTGCCATGCCGCAGATGCTGAAACGTGGCTACGACCCCAAGTTGGTGACCGGCACGATCTGCGCCTCGGGAACGCTCGGCATCCTGATTCCCCCATCGGTGCTGACCATCGTCTATGCGGTCACCGCTCAGGTCTCGATCGGGAAGATGCTGATCGCGGGCCTCGTGCCAGGTTTGCTGCTGGCGACACTCTACATTGCATACATCATCGCGGTTGCCTACCTGAAACCGGGTGCGGTGCCGGCGGGTTCGAACGAGCGCGTGCCGATGGCGAGGAAGCTTGCCAGCCTCAAGTCGCTGATCCTGCCGGCAATGCTGATCGTGATGATTCTGGGCTCGATCTTCTTCGGTGTCGCGACCCCTACCGAAGCTGCCGCAGTTGGGGTGTTCGGCGCGATGGTGTCGGCCGCGCTATGCCGGCGCCTGACGCTGGGAGGTCTGGGCAGCGCCGCCGTCGAAACCCTGAAGGCGACATCGATGATTCTGTGGATCACGATCGGCGCGAAGGCATATGTCGCCATCTTCACCGGCCTGGGCGGGGCCGACACGCTGCTCAATTTCATCCGCACGCTCGATGTGCATCCCTACGTGATCCTCGGCGTAATGATGCTGATCCTGATCTTTCTCGGCACCGTGCTCGACGAGATTGGAATCATCCTGCTCACCGTGCCGGTATTTCTTCCCATCGTGCGCTTGCTTGGCTTTGATGAGATCTGGTTCGGCGTGCTGTATGCGCTGACCATCCAGACCGGATACATCAGCCCGCCCTTCGGCTACACCCTGTTTTACATCAAGGGGCCGCTGCCACCGCATCTCGGCATGGGCACCGTCTATCGCGGCATCCTGCCCTTCCTCTACCTGCAGATCCTCGCCCTGCTGATCTGTGCCGCTTTCCCCGGGCTGGTTACCTGGCTCCCCGCATTGGCGTCCGGCTGA
- a CDS encoding PLP-dependent aminotransferase family protein, with translation MGRTDAIIEKLRAQIESGLLKPGHRLLSVRAAAVEAGVSKNTVAEAYDRLVAQGLLSSKQGSGYFVTSGRSLASGTPSAHIAEAIDSASLLREQLVRHYAVRVGDGRPPAEWMGRLDFGRQLAQLKSGLDTEANHGYSSPWGYQPLRERLALMLIERSIHASPDQVLLTYGANHALDLVSRQLLEPGDVALVDSPGYYPLFGKLHLGKTRTIGVQRLDDGPDLDDLVRKCEMFRPKVFFTQSLAHNPTGSAISLPVAHRLLQIAEQYGFYIVEDDPFADILPAASPRLATLDQLKRVVYIGTFSKTLSANLRVGYVAGEARLMETLCDLKMLTVVNTSDLLERIVFNMISSGHYLRHLRRLKLHVEQATEKAIKAVQGAGIHLPYSANGGYYLWGELGEGQDELALARRAAKESIFLAPGSIFRPEKSEAPAAIRINVAYACNPQFLQFMKTARS, from the coding sequence ATGGGACGTACCGATGCGATCATTGAAAAGCTCAGGGCCCAGATCGAAAGCGGCTTGCTCAAGCCCGGCCACCGGCTGCTCTCGGTTCGTGCCGCGGCGGTCGAAGCCGGCGTATCCAAGAACACCGTCGCCGAAGCCTATGACCGGCTCGTCGCCCAGGGGCTGCTGAGCTCGAAGCAGGGCTCGGGCTACTTCGTGACGAGTGGACGCAGCCTGGCCTCGGGTACCCCATCCGCACATATTGCAGAAGCAATCGACTCTGCCTCGCTGCTGCGCGAGCAACTGGTGCGGCACTACGCCGTACGCGTCGGTGACGGCCGTCCCCCGGCGGAATGGATGGGTCGTCTCGACTTCGGGCGGCAGCTTGCTCAGCTCAAATCCGGTCTCGATACCGAGGCCAACCATGGCTACAGCAGTCCATGGGGCTACCAGCCACTGCGCGAACGCCTCGCACTCATGCTGATCGAACGCTCGATTCACGCCTCCCCCGACCAGGTTCTGCTCACCTACGGTGCCAACCACGCACTCGACCTGGTCAGCCGCCAACTTCTGGAGCCGGGCGACGTCGCGCTTGTCGACAGTCCGGGCTACTACCCCCTGTTCGGCAAACTGCACCTCGGCAAGACCCGAACCATCGGTGTCCAGCGCCTGGACGACGGACCCGATCTCGATGATCTGGTGCGCAAGTGCGAGATGTTCCGTCCCAAGGTCTTCTTTACCCAGTCGCTCGCGCACAACCCGACCGGAAGCGCGATCTCCCTCCCGGTCGCGCACCGGCTCCTTCAGATCGCAGAGCAGTACGGCTTCTACATCGTCGAAGACGATCCGTTTGCGGACATTCTTCCGGCCGCCAGCCCGCGCCTGGCCACGCTCGATCAACTCAAGCGCGTGGTGTACATCGGGACTTTCTCCAAGACGCTCTCTGCCAACCTGAGGGTCGGCTACGTCGCAGGTGAAGCCCGGCTGATGGAAACGCTTTGTGACCTGAAGATGCTCACCGTTGTGAACACGTCCGATCTGCTCGAGCGCATCGTCTTCAACATGATCTCCAGTGGCCATTACCTGCGTCATCTGCGCCGCCTCAAGCTGCACGTCGAACAGGCTACCGAGAAAGCCATCAAGGCGGTCCAGGGCGCGGGTATTCACCTGCCGTATTCCGCAAACGGGGGCTACTACCTATGGGGCGAGCTCGGCGAGGGACAGGATGAACTCGCGCTGGCACGCCGCGCCGCCAAGGAGAGCATCTTTCTCGCCCCGGGCTCCATCTTCCGACCGGAAAAGTCCGAAGCGCCAGCTGCGATTCGGATTAACGTCGCCTACGCATGCAACCCGCAGTTTCTGCAGTTCATGAAGACGGCACGGTCCTGA
- a CDS encoding TRAP transporter small permease subunit: MPKVIRLYVKAITGVNRLLFMGVALLAFVIVPVMLYEVVARYVFNAPTVWGMELATLIFGPYFLLGGPYLLHLGGHVSLDLVHRALSPAWKRRSDLFNHLVIICFCAILLYYSLPLAMQSWAFRETSFSAWNPQIWPVKFSIPLAVSLLAAQSLAEFLCLLYREPSSRPDEDEVQA; this comes from the coding sequence GTGCCCAAAGTGATACGCCTTTATGTGAAGGCCATCACCGGAGTGAATCGTCTGCTGTTCATGGGGGTCGCCTTGCTGGCCTTCGTGATCGTTCCGGTGATGCTGTATGAAGTAGTGGCCCGCTATGTCTTCAATGCACCCACGGTCTGGGGCATGGAGCTCGCGACGCTGATCTTCGGTCCGTACTTCCTGCTGGGTGGCCCCTATCTGCTACACCTTGGAGGGCATGTAAGCCTGGACCTCGTGCACCGTGCCCTCTCGCCCGCGTGGAAGCGCAGGTCGGACCTGTTCAACCACCTTGTCATCATCTGCTTCTGCGCCATTCTGCTGTACTACTCCCTGCCGCTCGCGATGCAGTCCTGGGCGTTCCGCGAGACATCGTTCTCGGCGTGGAACCCGCAAATCTGGCCGGTCAAGTTCTCGATTCCGTTGGCTGTGAGCCTTCTCGCAGCGCAAAGTCTGGCGGAGTTCCTGTGTCTGCTGTACCGGGAGCCGTCGTCGCGCCCGGATGAGGACGAGGTGCAGGCATGA
- the dctP gene encoding TRAP transporter substrate-binding protein DctP, whose translation MKVITRRNALKALSIGAVGAAANVAVSTPALAQETVTWRMQALWDGGTTPQKFEERFVKRVGELTGGKFQIELFSAGQLVPANQAFDAVRGGAFQLMKTFDGYEAGKIPGLAFTSTVPFGFPEPDQFEAWFYELGGLELARQAYAPAGLFYIAPTVYGPEPIHSKFPIRSLADMSGKKGRFVGLASSVMGALGVAVTPMATAEVYSALDKGVIDFADRGDLSANLEAGLSEVAKYIVMPGPHQPTTATSYVANRGAYDRLPAEFKAALAVAARETSSALRQHIMVSDGKAIEAFRAKGVEVTSLDPKEVAAGRVKAREAWKAATKNDPTAVKILESQMAFMKQLGLLS comes from the coding sequence ATGAAAGTCATTACTCGCAGGAATGCACTCAAGGCGCTGAGCATCGGCGCGGTCGGCGCGGCAGCCAATGTGGCTGTCAGTACCCCGGCGCTGGCTCAGGAGACGGTGACCTGGCGCATGCAGGCGCTTTGGGATGGTGGCACCACGCCGCAGAAATTTGAGGAACGTTTCGTCAAACGTGTCGGCGAGCTGACCGGTGGAAAGTTTCAGATCGAACTGTTCTCCGCCGGCCAGCTGGTCCCCGCGAACCAGGCATTCGATGCAGTTCGCGGCGGTGCATTCCAGCTGATGAAGACTTTCGACGGTTACGAGGCCGGCAAGATTCCGGGGCTGGCATTCACCAGCACGGTACCCTTCGGCTTTCCCGAGCCGGACCAGTTCGAAGCCTGGTTCTACGAACTTGGCGGCCTAGAGCTCGCGCGCCAGGCCTATGCGCCTGCGGGTCTGTTCTACATTGCGCCGACGGTATATGGCCCGGAGCCGATCCACTCGAAGTTTCCGATCCGCTCTCTCGCCGACATGAGCGGCAAGAAGGGGCGCTTCGTCGGTCTTGCGTCGAGCGTGATGGGTGCGCTCGGTGTAGCCGTTACCCCGATGGCCACAGCCGAGGTGTATTCCGCGCTCGACAAGGGTGTGATCGACTTCGCCGACCGTGGCGATCTGTCGGCCAACCTCGAGGCCGGCCTGAGCGAAGTGGCAAAGTACATCGTGATGCCCGGCCCGCATCAGCCGACCACCGCGACCAGCTACGTGGCCAACCGCGGCGCGTACGACCGCCTGCCGGCCGAGTTCAAGGCCGCACTGGCGGTTGCGGCGCGCGAAACCTCTTCTGCACTGCGCCAGCACATCATGGTGTCGGACGGCAAGGCAATCGAGGCCTTCCGGGCCAAGGGCGTAGAGGTGACTTCACTCGACCCGAAGGAGGTTGCCGCCGGGCGTGTCAAGGCGCGCGAAGCCTGGAAGGCTGCCACCAAGAACGACCCGACTGCGGTGAAGATCCTGGAAAGCCAGATGGCCTTCATGAAGCAGCTCGGCCTACTGTCCTGA
- a CDS encoding LysR family transcriptional regulator — MLSPQWLRSFATLAELGNFTRTAERLDLTQAAVSQHVKRLEDALGQLLVRHPRHVELTPAGHALLDYCRELATADQRLQLRLSGTDAEHGEISLISPGSIGLALYPLLLDLQAAHPGLSIRQRFAPTSEVIEAVLANRYELGLVTLKPDDPRLSVQPFVQEPLELVVPAGAAVESWEDLVRLGFIDHPDGEAMAGRLLSRCFPGSPGVRSLPCKGFTNQIGLILEPVARGLGFTVIPRFARKAFARADTIRVVEREPQVVDTLWLLHRAEWPLSGRAQRVLKCIEVLQNDKNY, encoded by the coding sequence ATGCTTAGCCCTCAATGGCTGCGCAGTTTTGCCACGCTGGCAGAGCTGGGAAACTTCACCCGCACGGCAGAGCGCCTGGACCTGACCCAGGCCGCGGTAAGCCAGCATGTGAAGCGACTGGAGGACGCGCTCGGGCAGTTGCTGGTCCGCCACCCGCGCCACGTCGAGCTGACCCCCGCCGGTCACGCCTTGCTCGACTACTGTCGCGAGCTTGCCACCGCGGATCAGCGCCTGCAGCTGCGCCTGTCCGGCACCGACGCCGAGCACGGCGAGATCAGCCTGATCAGTCCGGGCAGCATCGGTCTCGCGCTGTATCCGCTGCTGCTCGATCTGCAGGCCGCGCATCCGGGGCTGAGCATCCGCCAGCGCTTTGCGCCAACCAGCGAAGTCATCGAGGCGGTGCTGGCCAACCGTTACGAGCTCGGCCTGGTCACCCTGAAGCCGGACGATCCGCGCCTGAGCGTTCAGCCCTTCGTGCAGGAGCCGCTTGAACTGGTCGTGCCCGCCGGTGCGGCGGTCGAAAGCTGGGAAGATCTGGTGCGCCTTGGCTTCATCGATCACCCCGATGGCGAGGCCATGGCCGGACGCCTGCTGAGCCGCTGTTTTCCGGGCAGTCCGGGTGTGCGCAGCCTGCCGTGCAAGGGTTTCACCAATCAGATCGGTCTCATTCTGGAGCCGGTTGCACGCGGCCTGGGCTTTACCGTGATTCCGCGCTTTGCGCGCAAGGCGTTTGCGCGCGCCGATACGATCCGCGTGGTGGAGCGCGAGCCTCAGGTGGTCGATACCCTATGGCTGCTGCATCGCGCCGAGTGGCCGCTGTCCGGGCGCGCGCAGCGCGTGCTCAAATGCATCGAAGTGCTTCAAAATGACAAGAATTACTAA